Part of the ANME-2 cluster archaeon genome, AGACGTTCATTTTCTTGACGGAATGTCAAATTTTGTCGCTCAATGTGAGAAGTTGTGATATCAGATGGTGATATATTTTCCATATTCCCGAATATGATCTGCTTATGTACTTTAACGAGCTTTCCCCCTTTTCGTTCTTTTATTACCTGTGCATACCTTAGATTTGTTCTTGGTATCTTGTATGGTTTTTTAGGTCTTCCTCTCTTTCCAGTTTTAGGAGGCGTTACTGTCTCGTTATAGAGATCAAAAAGAGCCACCCTATACTGATTATTCCCATCACTTACAAATAAAGGCAACTCATTGTCTTTATCGAGACATGAATCGATTCCCTTGATTAATTCATCAGCTGACTCTTGCATCCTTGGGCCAACAACTATGCTAAGAAGCAATCGTGACTCTTTTGCAAAACCTACCCATATCCACCGTTCTTCCTTAGGGTCTGCCACTCCCGGAATTGGTTTTTTTTTACAAAAGTCCAAAGTTCGTCTAATTCAACTTTTGAGATTTCTAGATCCTTAAGAAAGATATCATTCACCTTTTCACTATGATTTGCGGCTCGGAGAAGCCAATCTCTGACTGTATCTAATTTCACATCCAATATATATGATATTTTTCTAAGAGGGATATCACTAAGAACCATTTTTAGTGCAAGAATAAATGTATCCTTTTTCGTCCTGAGGTCGTAAAAGACCGTCTCACTCCGGCTATTGAATGATTTCCCACATGTTCTACAGATAAATTTCCTGACTTTTTCATTTTGTGTTTCGTATGTTCCATTTCCAGCAATATTTCCCATGTCAGTCATTCCATAGTCAGGACACAAAACATTAGGGCAGGCAATATCAGTGAATTTTGATTTTGGACCACGTGTTCCCATATTAATCACTAATGATTATATTGTTTTGAAAGTACTTGAAACATCAGTAGATTAAGGGGTCAATATCCAATTTCTTTGGAATGCATAAATTTCATCATAATAAATGTGAATTGATATGAAATGTCTATTTTTTTATTCAAAATTATCTTCGTTTATCTCTAATTTTATTGGACTTACAATTTCAAACGTTTTATTATTTTGGATTAATTTATATATTTCTTCGTACTTATGTGTTGTTTTATTATACACATAAAGAGGATGTTTTTTTGACAAACAACGCTTTGTATAATAATATCTAAATTTTGCCTCGATTCCATACTTCGATAAGGGGGGATGTGAAATGATCTCATTTATATTTTCTTTTATGGATTTTTTGATAAGTTTCGATTCAGATTTTTTCATCATTTCAAAGAATATACTATAATTTACTTTGATGATCTTGTGTTTTACATCTGGCTCTTCATCTGCGATTTCAACACAAATTGTCTTTATCATATCTTTAAAGTCTGATTTAATGTTTTTGTGTAAAATTTTTGCAAATTTCAAAGCTCTCAAGTTCAAAATTGTTTCGGAAAAATTATCTTGTGCATATTTTCCACTTTTAACCAGTTGATATTTCTTTTGTCCAGATTCAAAAGTACATTGTAGATAGTTCTGGAACATATCGATATAGCTTTCATTTAATTCCAAACCAATAAATTTTCGATTCATGTAAGCTGCTTGAGCAAGTACAGACCCTGATCCCGCAAAAGGATCTAAAATAACATCACCTTCATCAGAAGTTAATTGTATCATTCTTCCAATCATATCGGTTGGTAGAGGGCAAAAATGTCGGATATATTTATTTCCCCAAAATCCTTGTGTTGGAATATCATAATTCCAAATTTCATCAGGAGCTTTTCCTTTAGGATTATATCGTTCAGGATATCTTATCCACCATTTTTTTAGAAACTTAGTATTATATTCACGCGCTTCATCTTTATAGTATTTATAGTTCTTATTTTTAATGAAAAAAAGAACGTATTCAAACTTATTTTTTGTTTGTCCTTTATGGCTCCATGGAACCGTTTTATCTTTATTCCAAATAATAATGTCATGCAGTTTCCATCCCACTTTTTTTATTGTATTTGAAAAATCAAATGGTAGCGGAACTACCTCCCCATTATTTTTAAATGTGTCAATGACAACCCACAAACATCCTGTGTCTTTTGTGACGTGATATATTTTTTCAAAAACTCTTTCCAAATCATCAAGATACTCCTCATAGGACTGACCAAAACCAATTTGTTCACTATATCCATAATCTTTCATATTAAAATAGGGTGGAGAAGTAATAGTTATATCGACAATATTTTTTTTGATTACTTCATCAATATTTCTGGCATCTTTATGATGCAGTTTGAATATGTTTTCTGTTGTCATTTGTTAGCCAACATTCATGATTTAAAACCATATATAGAATTTGTTGTTATCGCGCGTGTTCTTCTACTCTCCTGCTGCCCCCTCTCACCTTCCCTCTGCCAGGGTGCCCGTCCCGCTCTGCTCCGCCCGCCCTTCTGGTGTGGGGGCTGGCAGGCGCTTTTGTGATGCCTTGTGGATGCATGGGTATCCGGGGGTACGAAGTGGATGTTATGTGGTTAGCTGCCGGCAGCAGTTAAAATATATTATTTATGAAATACTGCGCCACAAATAACGCAAAGCCAACCCAACAGAATCCTTTGCGGTGAACCAAATAGTGAAAACCAGCCCCCCTCTCGCCTTCACTCCACCCTGGCGCCCTTGAAGATTCCCAGATCACCCCGCCAGCACATGATACACAACAGCCTCCATCAATTTCCCGCCCTCGGTCTGCGCCTGAACCAGCCCGGCCTCCAGTTCATCGCAAAGGGCCATGAGCTGGTCTACTTTAGCAATGATGCGTTTTTGTTCTTCTAATGATGGAATCGGTACCAAATCCTTGTTGATTTGTGTGAACTTTTAACCGCTAAGGAAGCGGATTGCGCTGAGCATTTTTAGCCTTCTCTGTGTATCTCAGCGAACTCTGCGGTTAGTATTGAACTGATTCCAGCCCCTCATCGCCTTCACTCTGCCCTGTTGCCCGTCCCGGTCTGCTTCATCCGCCCTTATGGTGAGGGAGCTGGCAGGCGCTTTACTGGTGCCTTGTGGATGCATGGGTATTCGGCGGTCCCGGGGTGCGAAGTGGATGTTATGTCGGTTAGCTGCCGACAGCTGTTAAAATATATTATATATGAAATACTGCACCGCCAAGAGCGCAAAGCCAGGGCAGTAAAATCCTTTGCGGTCTTTGCACCCTTTGCGGTGAGATACTAATGAACTCCAGCCCCCCTCCATTCTTCAGCTCTCCTGCCGCCCCCTCTCCCCTTCACTCCTGCCGGGTGCCCCTTACGGTCATTTTGGAATTTAGAAAAACACCTGCGCAATATAAGCTGTACATGCCTAATAAGAGCCTAATAAAATAGAACATAAGCCATTATGCTATACCCCAGCACCAGCATCATCAGTGAGATGATCCAAAAATAACGAAGAATATAAGCCTTTATTTCAGGCTCGTTCAACTTCTCAATCAACTTATCCGTTAACGACATCCTAACGCCTGATGTGTCGCACAGTATATCTATCCTTTGATGCGTTTGAGCCTGAAAGTGTTCTCCCTCTCCATCTCATCCAGCCTGAGCATAATAAAATCCCTAGCCTCAGTTAATTCAGGAATGACCTTAAACTCAAGTGCATTGACCCTGCGCTTGGTCTTCTCGATCTCATCCAGCAGTTTCTTTATAGTGGTCTCGATCTCGGCAGCCAGAATAATCTTTTCAACCAGCACCTCGTAGGCATCAACTGCTTCATCAATTCTACTGCTGGTGCCGATGATACCATATCCACGATCATTGATATGCTTCCTGACACTGCTTGACTCGATCTTGGGCACAACCACGCCCATTACGTTCTTGCTCTGGACTTCCAGGGACGGTGTGTCCTTAAAAGAAAAAGCAGTGGATTTGACTGTCACAGTACCTTCCACTGACTTGGCAATATTGACCTTTTCCATTGATATATCGAACTGAACGTCAAGCTCGGTCCTGATGCTCTTAGCTTTCTCCAGTATCTCAAAGAATTCCAGAATCAACCCATCACGTTTCATCTTGAGCAATTTATGTCCACCCTCAGAGAGCTTGATCTTCTTTTTCAGCTCGATAAGTTCTGAACGTGTGGGTTTAACATCCTGTATAGCCAAAGTCTAATCCTCCAAAGATCCAGCTCTATTTCTTATGGGCCGGATGGTATTTCTCTATGAACTTGTTATCGATCCTGGTCAGCATCGACTCCGGGAGTTCTGAAAGCATTTCCCACCCGATAGTGAGGGTGGTCTCGATATCCCTGTCCTCGTCCAGACCCTGCCTGACAAACCTGTCCTCGAACATATCAGCAAATTCCAGCAGTTTCTTATCCCTGTCTGACAGTGCATCCTTGCCCACAATGGCCACCAGGCCGCGCAGGTCCTTACCTTCAGCATAAGCCGCATACATCTGGTCAGATACTGCCTTATG contains:
- a CDS encoding site-specific DNA-methyltransferase; its protein translation is MTTENIFKLHHKDARNIDEVIKKNIVDITITSPPYFNMKDYGYSEQIGFGQSYEEYLDDLERVFEKIYHVTKDTGCLWVVIDTFKNNGEVVPLPFDFSNTIKKVGWKLHDIIIWNKDKTVPWSHKGQTKNKFEYVLFFIKNKNYKYYKDEAREYNTKFLKKWWIRYPERYNPKGKAPDEIWNYDIPTQGFWGNKYIRHFCPLPTDMIGRMIQLTSDEGDVILDPFAGSGSVLAQAAYMNRKFIGLELNESYIDMFQNYLQCTFESGQKKYQLVKSGKYAQDNFSETILNLRALKFAKILHKNIKSDFKDMIKTICVEIADEEPDVKHKIIKVNYSIFFEMMKKSESKLIKKSIKENINEIISHPPLSKYGIEAKFRYYYTKRCLSKKHPLYVYNKTTHKYEEIYKLIQNNKTFEIVSPIKLEINEDNFE
- a CDS encoding V-type ATP synthase subunit D → MAIQDVKPTRSELIELKKKIKLSEGGHKLLKMKRDGLILEFFEILEKAKSIRTELDVQFDISMEKVNIAKSVEGTVTVKSTAFSFKDTPSLEVQSKNVMGVVVPKIESSSVRKHINDRGYGIIGTSSRIDEAVDAYEVLVEKIILAAEIETTIKKLLDEIEKTKRRVNALEFKVIPELTEARDFIMLRLDEMERENTFRLKRIKG
- a CDS encoding IS1 family transposase, whose product is MGTRGPKSKFTDIACPNVLCPDYGMTDMGNIAGNGTYETQNEKVRKFICRTCGKSFNSRSETVFYDLRTKKDTFILALKMVLSDIPLRKISYILDVKLDTVRDWLLRAANHSEKVNDIFLKDLEISKVELDELWTFVKKNQFREWQTLRKNGGYG